The Oncorhynchus tshawytscha isolate Ot180627B linkage group LG30, Otsh_v2.0, whole genome shotgun sequence genome includes a region encoding these proteins:
- the LOC112228217 gene encoding uncharacterized protein LOC112228217 isoform X2: MHFDYTVALSTMTKISIHLSDQIRAFRRKGKSTEDISKILLDLGITVTDSAIRKHYRQMPVLRRTRKPRKMNSKTIQAIYSLIDEDDERSAKEIRKLLASQHNINIALITVRRQLKKLGWIYKNKARFDPMKKRMAPKKAAMIDGGPAQYHSAQLMKLHMEQIQTLKTDIESLKVDQQKETYSLRAEIRATADALVQSQVALTECQAALVESQTENGSLKRAKEEMMESQFMPIHVSSGTPLPTGSSSVHPDISIPPLTPERNELLTEHSMGRPDRYAVVLFQECVTKERYREWAQNTNWDGSRGKFGLPVNLRVFIMKNVSQMFLSLSDATRKSIKDRVNEYLRKPRKSGYGMARFP, from the exons ATGCACTTTGATTATACTGTAGCACTTAGCACCATGACCAAGATCTCTATTCATTTAAGTGATCAGATTAGGGCTTTCAGGAGGAAGGGAAAATCTACTGAGGACATTTCAAAAATACTGTTAGATTTGGGGATTACAGTCACGGACAGTGCTATTCGAAAACACTATCGTCAGATGCCTGTTTTACGCCGAACGCGAAAGCCCAGGAAAATGAACAG CAAGACTATTCAAGCCATCTACTCACTGATtgatgaagatgatgagcgaTCGGCGAAGGAGATCAGGAAGCTGTTGGCATCACAGCACAACATCAACATTGCTCTAATCACAGTCAGAAGGCAGTTGAAGAAACTTGGGTGGATTTATAAGAATAAGGCTCG TTTCGACCCAATGAAAAAACGCATGGCTCCAAAGAAAGCG GCCATGATAGATGGGGGCCCAGCGCAGTACCATTCCGCTCAGCTGATGAAGTTGCACATGGAGCAGATTCAAACTTTGAAAACTGACATCGAGTCATTGAAGGTAGACCAGCAGAAAGAGACATATTCTCTGAGGGCAGAGATACGGGCTACGGCTgatgcattggtccagagccaggtGGCATTGACAGAGTGCCAGGCCGCATTGGtggagagtcagacagagaatgGCTCGTTGAAGAGGGCGAAGGAAGAGATGATGGAGTCACAATTCATGCCAATCCATGTGAGCTCCGGAACTCCACTTCCGACAGGCAGTTCGTCAgttcaccctgacatttccattcctccACTGACACCAGAACGTAACGAACTGCTCACCGAGCACAGCATGGGCCGCCCGGACCGTTATGCTGTTGTGCTATTCCAAGAATGCGTAACCAAAGAGAGATATCGCGAGTGGGCACAGAATACCAATTGGGATGGATCCAGAGGCAAATTTGGCTTACCAGTGAATCTCCGAGTGTTCATCATGAAAAATGTGTCTCAGATGTTTCTCTCCTTGAGTGATGCAACCCGAAAAAGCATAAAAGATAGAGTAAATGAATATTTGAGGAAGCCGAGGAAGTCTGGATATGGCATGGCCCGTTTTCCTTGA
- the LOC112228217 gene encoding uncharacterized protein LOC112228217 isoform X1, whose protein sequence is MHFDYTVALSTMTKISIHLSDQIRAFRRKGKSTEDISKILLDLGITVTDSAIRKHYRQMPVLRRTRKPRKMNRWYTISSKTIQAIYSLIDEDDERSAKEIRKLLASQHNINIALITVRRQLKKLGWIYKNKARFDPMKKRMAPKKAAMIDGGPAQYHSAQLMKLHMEQIQTLKTDIESLKVDQQKETYSLRAEIRATADALVQSQVALTECQAALVESQTENGSLKRAKEEMMESQFMPIHVSSGTPLPTGSSSVHPDISIPPLTPERNELLTEHSMGRPDRYAVVLFQECVTKERYREWAQNTNWDGSRGKFGLPVNLRVFIMKNVSQMFLSLSDATRKSIKDRVNEYLRKPRKSGYGMARFP, encoded by the exons ATGCACTTTGATTATACTGTAGCACTTAGCACCATGACCAAGATCTCTATTCATTTAAGTGATCAGATTAGGGCTTTCAGGAGGAAGGGAAAATCTACTGAGGACATTTCAAAAATACTGTTAGATTTGGGGATTACAGTCACGGACAGTGCTATTCGAAAACACTATCGTCAGATGCCTGTTTTACGCCGAACGCGAAAGCCCAGGAAAATGAACAG ATGGTATACCATTTCCAGCAAGACTATTCAAGCCATCTACTCACTGATtgatgaagatgatgagcgaTCGGCGAAGGAGATCAGGAAGCTGTTGGCATCACAGCACAACATCAACATTGCTCTAATCACAGTCAGAAGGCAGTTGAAGAAACTTGGGTGGATTTATAAGAATAAGGCTCG TTTCGACCCAATGAAAAAACGCATGGCTCCAAAGAAAGCG GCCATGATAGATGGGGGCCCAGCGCAGTACCATTCCGCTCAGCTGATGAAGTTGCACATGGAGCAGATTCAAACTTTGAAAACTGACATCGAGTCATTGAAGGTAGACCAGCAGAAAGAGACATATTCTCTGAGGGCAGAGATACGGGCTACGGCTgatgcattggtccagagccaggtGGCATTGACAGAGTGCCAGGCCGCATTGGtggagagtcagacagagaatgGCTCGTTGAAGAGGGCGAAGGAAGAGATGATGGAGTCACAATTCATGCCAATCCATGTGAGCTCCGGAACTCCACTTCCGACAGGCAGTTCGTCAgttcaccctgacatttccattcctccACTGACACCAGAACGTAACGAACTGCTCACCGAGCACAGCATGGGCCGCCCGGACCGTTATGCTGTTGTGCTATTCCAAGAATGCGTAACCAAAGAGAGATATCGCGAGTGGGCACAGAATACCAATTGGGATGGATCCAGAGGCAAATTTGGCTTACCAGTGAATCTCCGAGTGTTCATCATGAAAAATGTGTCTCAGATGTTTCTCTCCTTGAGTGATGCAACCCGAAAAAGCATAAAAGATAGAGTAAATGAATATTTGAGGAAGCCGAGGAAGTCTGGATATGGCATGGCCCGTTTTCCTTGA
- the LOC112228217 gene encoding uncharacterized protein LOC112228217 isoform X3 has product MHFDYTVALSTMTKISIHLSDQIRAFRRKGKSTEDISKILLDLGITVTDSAIRKHYRQMPVLRRTRKPRKMNSFDPMKKRMAPKKAAMIDGGPAQYHSAQLMKLHMEQIQTLKTDIESLKVDQQKETYSLRAEIRATADALVQSQVALTECQAALVESQTENGSLKRAKEEMMESQFMPIHVSSGTPLPTGSSSVHPDISIPPLTPERNELLTEHSMGRPDRYAVVLFQECVTKERYREWAQNTNWDGSRGKFGLPVNLRVFIMKNVSQMFLSLSDATRKSIKDRVNEYLRKPRKSGYGMARFP; this is encoded by the exons ATGCACTTTGATTATACTGTAGCACTTAGCACCATGACCAAGATCTCTATTCATTTAAGTGATCAGATTAGGGCTTTCAGGAGGAAGGGAAAATCTACTGAGGACATTTCAAAAATACTGTTAGATTTGGGGATTACAGTCACGGACAGTGCTATTCGAAAACACTATCGTCAGATGCCTGTTTTACGCCGAACGCGAAAGCCCAGGAAAATGAACAG TTTCGACCCAATGAAAAAACGCATGGCTCCAAAGAAAGCG GCCATGATAGATGGGGGCCCAGCGCAGTACCATTCCGCTCAGCTGATGAAGTTGCACATGGAGCAGATTCAAACTTTGAAAACTGACATCGAGTCATTGAAGGTAGACCAGCAGAAAGAGACATATTCTCTGAGGGCAGAGATACGGGCTACGGCTgatgcattggtccagagccaggtGGCATTGACAGAGTGCCAGGCCGCATTGGtggagagtcagacagagaatgGCTCGTTGAAGAGGGCGAAGGAAGAGATGATGGAGTCACAATTCATGCCAATCCATGTGAGCTCCGGAACTCCACTTCCGACAGGCAGTTCGTCAgttcaccctgacatttccattcctccACTGACACCAGAACGTAACGAACTGCTCACCGAGCACAGCATGGGCCGCCCGGACCGTTATGCTGTTGTGCTATTCCAAGAATGCGTAACCAAAGAGAGATATCGCGAGTGGGCACAGAATACCAATTGGGATGGATCCAGAGGCAAATTTGGCTTACCAGTGAATCTCCGAGTGTTCATCATGAAAAATGTGTCTCAGATGTTTCTCTCCTTGAGTGATGCAACCCGAAAAAGCATAAAAGATAGAGTAAATGAATATTTGAGGAAGCCGAGGAAGTCTGGATATGGCATGGCCCGTTTTCCTTGA